A stretch of Bradyrhizobium sp. AZCC 2262 DNA encodes these proteins:
- a CDS encoding ABC transporter ATP-binding protein, whose protein sequence is MTSTEERSDAGERAASPAFECRSVTVEFPHKFSRKRIIEDISFLVRSGEFLTIVGPSGTGKTTLLRAMGGLTPTVSGSVLVHGKELDGPPEDVVIVFQDYSNALLQWRTVTGNVAFGIERILERRETELRVHDALALVGLEKNADDYPWQLSGGMQQRVQIARALALRPAVMLMDEPFAALDAMTKASMQDELLRVRDRTGTSFVFITHDIEEAVYLGDRIAVLTGSPGRVDRIFEIGLPVPRDQLSTRQLPKFLEYRYAVHQAIGRVHG, encoded by the coding sequence ATGACTTCGACGGAAGAGAGATCCGATGCAGGCGAGAGGGCCGCAAGTCCGGCCTTCGAATGTCGATCGGTTACCGTCGAATTTCCTCACAAGTTCAGCCGCAAACGTATCATCGAGGACATTTCCTTCCTGGTACGATCCGGCGAGTTCCTGACCATCGTCGGTCCTTCGGGAACCGGCAAGACCACTCTCTTGAGGGCAATGGGTGGTCTGACGCCGACCGTAAGCGGTTCAGTCCTGGTGCATGGCAAGGAACTTGACGGTCCTCCGGAAGACGTCGTCATCGTATTCCAGGATTATTCCAACGCGCTGTTGCAGTGGCGTACCGTCACGGGGAATGTTGCATTCGGAATAGAGCGGATCCTCGAGCGCAGGGAAACCGAACTGCGGGTGCACGACGCACTGGCCCTTGTGGGTCTCGAAAAGAACGCAGACGACTATCCGTGGCAATTGTCCGGCGGCATGCAGCAGCGCGTTCAAATCGCGCGCGCGCTGGCGTTGCGTCCAGCTGTGATGCTGATGGACGAACCGTTTGCCGCGCTCGATGCGATGACCAAAGCGTCCATGCAGGACGAACTTCTCCGGGTTCGCGATCGTACCGGGACAAGCTTCGTCTTTATCACCCACGACATAGAGGAAGCGGTCTATCTGGGCGACAGGATCGCGGTGCTGACAGGCTCGCCCGGCAGAGTTGACCGGATATTCGAAATTGGCCTGCCGGTGCCGCGCGACCAGCTATCGACGCGCCAACTGCCAAAGTTTCTCGAGTATCGTTACGCTGTGCACCAGGCGATCGGGCGTGTTCATGGATAA
- a CDS encoding flavin reductase family protein yields MTAPFEVEFSTLPLAIRYKLLAALVVPRPIALVTTAGKDGVINAAPFSFFNVFSEDPALVVLGLQSRPDGTPKDTLKHIRETGVFVVNLVDEAMAERMNTCSIDFPSNVSEIGMTGFAILPGVGVPVPRIAEAPVALECRHYTTLEVSHRRHLCIGQRGPPACPPGHHRPRAVSRESRRLQADRAAIWQSLCAPRRKIRAQAPVPY; encoded by the coding sequence ATGACCGCGCCGTTCGAGGTCGAGTTCAGCACGCTACCATTGGCGATTCGCTACAAGCTCCTGGCCGCACTCGTGGTGCCGCGCCCGATCGCCCTCGTCACCACAGCCGGCAAAGACGGTGTGATCAACGCGGCGCCGTTCTCGTTTTTCAACGTCTTCAGTGAAGATCCCGCGCTCGTCGTCCTCGGCCTGCAATCACGGCCGGACGGCACGCCGAAGGATACGCTCAAGCATATCCGCGAGACCGGCGTATTCGTCGTCAACCTCGTCGACGAGGCGATGGCGGAGCGAATGAACACATGCTCCATCGACTTTCCGTCCAATGTCAGCGAAATCGGGATGACCGGATTTGCGATCCTGCCAGGCGTCGGCGTCCCGGTTCCACGTATCGCCGAGGCGCCGGTCGCTCTCGAATGCCGCCACTACACGACTTTGGAAGTCAGTCATCGGCGCCATCTCTGCATCGGCCAGCGTGGTCCACCTGCATGCCCGCCCGGGCATCATCGACCCCGAGCGGTTTCGCGTGAATCTCGACGTCTACAAGCCGATCGCGCGGCTATTTGGCAATCTTTATGCGCGCCTCGGCGAAAAATTCGTGCTCAAGCGCCAGTCCCTTACTGA
- a CDS encoding ABC transporter substrate-binding protein has translation MVLAAITTGLAHRSCAQTISPVAVRAAYIPVVTWLPAWVAKEKGFFAAHGLDVTLSVAQNLSTLPGTVGKQFEFAPSTAPDLLKSVASGLDVVAVASEVFETEDNPTTYVIVSKESGIAGPKDLAGKIIATPTIGGVIHVSVLYWLKKNGVDPASVRAVEVPFPNMPDQLKAKRVDAVESLEPFAGALRANGNVSIATPLLSVGKNVLFPFWISQGAWARANLPTIKAWIAALEDAKSFIEKNPAEARKIMAQYTKLPEAVVQTTPFPTYRFAIKPEDIQVWAAALKEVGQLDKQVDSSKLVVTP, from the coding sequence GTGGTTTTGGCTGCGATCACGACGGGGTTGGCACACCGCAGTTGCGCTCAAACCATATCGCCTGTTGCCGTAAGGGCTGCCTATATTCCGGTTGTAACATGGCTTCCCGCGTGGGTTGCGAAGGAGAAGGGGTTCTTCGCAGCACATGGGCTCGATGTAACGCTCAGCGTAGCGCAGAATCTTTCGACTTTGCCGGGCACGGTCGGAAAACAGTTCGAATTTGCTCCGAGCACCGCGCCCGATCTGCTCAAATCGGTCGCCTCCGGACTCGACGTCGTTGCCGTCGCCTCTGAGGTTTTTGAGACGGAGGACAACCCTACCACGTATGTCATCGTTTCGAAGGAGTCGGGTATCGCTGGGCCGAAGGATCTCGCCGGAAAGATCATTGCGACACCCACGATCGGCGGCGTGATCCACGTGTCAGTGCTTTACTGGCTGAAGAAGAACGGGGTCGACCCCGCGAGCGTTAGAGCCGTGGAGGTGCCCTTTCCGAATATGCCCGACCAACTCAAGGCAAAGCGTGTCGACGCCGTCGAATCCCTTGAACCATTCGCTGGCGCTCTGCGTGCGAATGGCAATGTATCGATCGCAACCCCTCTGCTGTCGGTCGGCAAGAATGTGCTCTTTCCGTTCTGGATCTCGCAGGGCGCGTGGGCGCGCGCCAATCTTCCGACGATAAAGGCCTGGATTGCCGCCCTCGAAGATGCAAAAAGCTTTATCGAGAAAAATCCGGCAGAGGCGCGCAAGATCATGGCGCAATACACTAAATTGCCTGAAGCGGTGGTGCAGACGACGCCGTTCCCGACTTACCGCTTTGCGATCAAGCCGGAGGATATCCAGGTATGGGCCGCCGCACTCAAGGAGGTCGGCCAGCTCGACAAGCAAGTCGATTCCTCCAAACTGGTTGTGACGCCATAG
- a CDS encoding ABC transporter permease, translated as MAIVLGISLGFLLGLSPTARRYGLASIEVLRPMPGVAFAPVGLLLFGFSLKTEMVVTILPVLWPVLVNTIGGVSGVHQRLYDVGRTFRLSRKDTILRIILPAAMPPIVVGARISLGLALVLAVVAEMVGNPEGLGYGIVREQQALRPDLMFAYIVTVGLIGIILNAGMLALAEAFFPSFRQLRSGP; from the coding sequence GTGGCGATCGTGCTGGGCATCTCGCTCGGCTTCCTGCTTGGTTTGTCGCCGACCGCCCGGCGTTACGGCCTTGCCAGCATCGAGGTCTTGCGGCCGATGCCCGGCGTTGCGTTTGCCCCGGTCGGGCTCTTGCTGTTTGGCTTTTCTCTGAAGACCGAAATGGTGGTCACGATCCTGCCAGTACTCTGGCCTGTGTTGGTCAACACCATCGGAGGCGTGAGTGGGGTTCATCAGAGGCTTTATGACGTTGGCCGGACCTTTCGTCTCAGCCGCAAGGATACCATCCTCCGTATCATCTTGCCCGCGGCGATGCCGCCGATTGTGGTCGGAGCACGCATCAGTCTCGGTCTTGCGCTGGTGCTGGCGGTCGTCGCCGAAATGGTCGGCAATCCGGAAGGGCTCGGCTACGGTATCGTTCGCGAGCAACAAGCGCTGCGTCCCGACCTCATGTTTGCCTATATTGTGACGGTGGGACTCATTGGGATCATTCTCAATGCCGGGATGCTGGCGCTTGCGGAGGCCTTTTTTCCGTCCTTCCGTCAGTTGCGGAGCGGACCATGA
- a CDS encoding enoyl-CoA hydratase/isomerase family protein, protein MNGFDFQIEGRIARILLNRPEDQNLLSRDLLLSLQTVASDLAASPDIQVLTIIGEGTECFSVGILTPALRGQLGKDDVLKLIRLANETFDAIEALPQIVIAGLNGYARAGAVELILACDIRIAAEHARLSSPEAKWGGFPGAGAPVRLPDIIGAGRALELLCTCREIDATEMERIGLIERKVSKDGVHAEINRLASAIAENGPLATRGAKRIVKSRMESDFRAARELSDALRAALEWTDDVDEGIAAAREGRKPRFTGR, encoded by the coding sequence ATGAACGGATTTGATTTTCAAATCGAGGGAAGAATTGCCAGGATTCTGCTCAATCGCCCGGAAGATCAGAATCTGCTGTCGCGAGATCTGCTGTTGTCGCTCCAGACCGTCGCGAGCGATCTGGCAGCAAGTCCCGACATCCAGGTTCTTACCATCATTGGAGAGGGCACCGAATGTTTTTCGGTCGGCATTCTGACGCCCGCTTTGAGGGGGCAATTGGGCAAGGATGATGTCCTTAAATTGATCCGGCTTGCGAACGAGACCTTTGATGCGATCGAGGCGTTGCCGCAAATCGTGATCGCTGGACTTAATGGCTATGCCCGCGCCGGCGCCGTCGAACTTATCCTTGCCTGCGATATCAGGATCGCAGCCGAACATGCCCGCTTGTCTTCTCCCGAGGCAAAATGGGGTGGTTTTCCCGGCGCCGGCGCACCGGTTCGGCTCCCGGACATCATCGGCGCCGGCCGGGCGCTTGAGTTGCTCTGTACTTGCCGCGAAATCGACGCCACCGAAATGGAGCGGATCGGTTTGATCGAGCGCAAGGTTAGTAAAGACGGCGTGCATGCCGAGATCAATCGTCTCGCCAGCGCCATTGCCGAGAACGGACCCTTGGCGACGCGCGGAGCCAAGCGGATCGTCAAATCGAGAATGGAGTCGGATTTCCGCGCGGCCCGCGAATTATCCGATGCGCTTCGCGCCGCACTGGAATGGACCGACGACGTCGATGAAGGCATCGCCGCGGCGCGCGAGGGTCGAAAACCACGTTTCACCGGGCGATAA
- a CDS encoding IclR family transcriptional regulator, whose protein sequence is MKSLSRADRRQIGVQSVEIAGRLLKTLAQLEGPQTLKDLSAAAALSPAKAHRYLVSLIREGLIEQSVIDGRYDFGGAARVIGRAAINRLDIMRIGAPLLIELRNTLQQTVFLGVWGNEGPTVLYWLDVPRPVSVIIRPGSILPLLTSALGLICAAYLPPDLTKKRIAKEIAEHKRSGLDFPVKSLEAAAKKLADVRARGFSVVRGDLIRGIDAMAVPVLDFKNDLVAVLAAVGPSRSIDVSSNGKPIRELKLAAKKFVALIG, encoded by the coding sequence GTGAAAAGCTTGAGCAGAGCTGACAGGCGGCAGATCGGAGTTCAATCTGTTGAGATTGCCGGACGTCTGTTGAAGACGCTTGCCCAACTCGAGGGCCCTCAAACGCTCAAGGATCTGTCGGCCGCGGCAGCCCTGTCTCCCGCCAAGGCGCATCGTTACCTGGTCAGTCTTATTCGAGAGGGGTTGATAGAGCAGAGCGTAATTGACGGTCGGTACGATTTCGGCGGCGCCGCCCGGGTGATTGGCCGTGCTGCGATCAATCGGCTGGACATCATGCGCATCGGCGCTCCGTTGTTGATCGAATTGCGCAATACGCTGCAGCAAACCGTCTTCCTGGGCGTCTGGGGCAATGAGGGGCCCACCGTGCTTTACTGGCTGGATGTGCCGCGGCCCGTGTCGGTCATCATCAGGCCCGGCTCAATTCTTCCGCTTCTCACATCGGCGCTCGGGCTGATCTGTGCGGCCTATCTTCCCCCCGATCTGACGAAGAAGCGGATCGCCAAGGAGATCGCCGAACACAAGAGGTCAGGGTTGGACTTCCCCGTGAAAAGCCTGGAAGCGGCTGCCAAGAAGCTGGCTGATGTTCGCGCCCGCGGTTTCAGCGTCGTGAGGGGAGACTTGATACGCGGAATAGATGCAATGGCGGTACCCGTGCTCGACTTCAAGAATGACCTGGTAGCTGTGTTGGCGGCGGTCGGACCGTCCAGAAGCATAGATGTTTCGAGCAACGGCAAGCCGATTCGTGAACTCAAACTTGCCGCCAAAAAATTTGTTGCTCTGATCGGTTAG
- a CDS encoding ABC transporter permease encodes MMRSPPWRQYFTLIVEALPSARGLLPLVVLLGVWQLLQTGDSPYFPAPSDWWNGLTLLAKSGRLYPALSATTITLLLGLALAVLIGAGIGLLIGVFPRLSRAFGPLLEFLRAIPPPAVVPVAILFMGYDERMKLTVVVLAAIWPVLLNTSSAAERVHPLLLDVARSFRLSAFDRMRLIILPSVVPAILLGIRVALPVAIVVTLLVEILTSIEGIGALMIGAQRNFQSSQVYGLLVLIGLFGLLLNNVFAIFEAILLRRWPPKTQSQNF; translated from the coding sequence ATGATGCGCTCTCCGCCGTGGCGACAATATTTCACGCTCATCGTGGAGGCGCTTCCATCAGCCAGGGGATTGCTCCCGCTCGTAGTCCTTCTCGGCGTCTGGCAACTCCTGCAGACCGGCGATTCTCCCTATTTTCCTGCCCCCTCGGACTGGTGGAATGGCCTGACGCTGCTCGCGAAAAGCGGGCGGCTCTATCCGGCGTTGTCCGCCACGACGATAACCCTGCTGCTCGGATTGGCGTTGGCGGTCTTGATCGGAGCCGGAATCGGTCTGCTCATTGGTGTATTTCCGCGGCTCAGCCGCGCCTTCGGTCCGCTTCTCGAATTTCTGAGAGCTATTCCGCCGCCGGCGGTCGTGCCAGTGGCTATCCTTTTCATGGGGTATGACGAGCGAATGAAGCTGACCGTGGTCGTGTTGGCGGCAATCTGGCCCGTTCTCCTGAACACCTCATCCGCCGCGGAACGGGTTCATCCGTTGCTGCTCGACGTCGCACGTTCGTTTCGACTGTCGGCGTTCGATCGTATGAGACTGATCATTCTGCCCTCGGTCGTCCCTGCGATATTGCTCGGCATTCGCGTCGCGCTGCCGGTTGCGATCGTCGTAACGCTTCTCGTCGAGATACTGACTTCGATCGAGGGAATCGGTGCACTCATGATCGGCGCCCAGCGCAATTTTCAATCGTCGCAGGTTTATGGACTTCTTGTCCTGATCGGCTTGTTTGGATTGCTCCTCAATAACGTCTTTGCCATCTTCGAGGCCATCTTGCTTCGTCGCTGGCCGCCGAAAACCCAGAGCCAGAATTTCTAG
- a CDS encoding tripartite tricarboxylate transporter substrate-binding protein → MSSTQAQEYPARTVTVIVPFAAGGPADITGRIVADIFSRHLGQKFVVENVGGAGGTTGALRAARAAADGYTILSGHLGTNALAPAFYPNLGYDPQTDFAPIGLTAEYPELLVVRKDFPANNLKEFVVYAKANREKLNVGHAGLGSVSYIGCLLLHAAIGIKPTMIPFTGTAPVLNAMLGGQVDYECDPVLGTLSQVQAGNVKALAVAARKRSPLLPDVPTSHEQGLPEFDIAPFYAVFVPSGTPQVVVDKLAAALSKGLDEEAVQKRLTELGADSVEQSRRGPKALADLVKSEAARLTPVLKAAAEK, encoded by the coding sequence ATGAGCAGCACCCAAGCCCAGGAATATCCAGCGAGAACGGTTACGGTCATCGTTCCATTCGCCGCCGGCGGGCCGGCTGACATCACGGGGCGGATCGTCGCTGACATCTTCTCTCGTCATCTCGGTCAGAAATTTGTGGTGGAGAATGTCGGGGGTGCCGGTGGCACCACGGGAGCGCTTCGCGCCGCTCGCGCGGCAGCCGATGGATATACGATCCTGTCCGGTCACCTCGGCACCAACGCACTGGCGCCGGCGTTCTATCCGAACCTGGGCTACGATCCGCAAACGGATTTTGCGCCGATCGGGCTGACGGCCGAATATCCGGAACTGCTCGTCGTCCGAAAGGATTTTCCCGCCAACAACCTGAAGGAATTCGTCGTCTACGCGAAGGCCAACCGGGAGAAGCTCAATGTCGGGCACGCCGGGCTCGGCTCGGTCTCCTATATCGGGTGTCTACTCCTTCACGCCGCGATCGGCATCAAGCCGACGATGATTCCGTTTACCGGCACAGCCCCGGTATTGAATGCCATGCTGGGAGGGCAAGTCGACTATGAATGCGATCCCGTGCTTGGAACGTTGAGCCAGGTGCAGGCAGGCAACGTCAAGGCGCTGGCGGTCGCCGCCAGGAAACGCAGCCCATTACTGCCCGATGTGCCGACTTCCCACGAGCAGGGCCTGCCCGAATTCGATATTGCCCCGTTTTATGCGGTGTTCGTGCCAAGCGGCACGCCACAGGTCGTGGTCGACAAGCTTGCGGCCGCCCTGAGCAAAGGGCTCGACGAGGAGGCCGTGCAGAAGCGGTTGACCGAGCTCGGTGCCGATAGCGTGGAGCAGAGCCGCCGCGGACCAAAGGCGCTTGCGGACCTGGTCAAAAGCGAAGCCGCGCGGCTAACGCCGGTTCTAAAAGCCGCCGCGGAGAAATAG
- a CDS encoding LLM class flavin-dependent oxidoreductase translates to MDVGFFFWPYNPSLVENLADRADRYGYDMIGIADTPGNAMDPWVSVTLAAGLVKKARVALCVTNLVTRDAAVSAAAIASIDRIIEGRAVLGIGAGHSGTRNLGRGKSTAKELSDGVTFIKTLLQGKPATLNEATAHLPWVKKPSKVFLAASHPLGLAAAGRTSDGVFVNFGLGKDNIAQSEAIVAKGILEASRPADDVEIWQIGALDCATDGDVARDKVGAMLAFLAGYVIGDKNLESRGVPKPLHEPLLELRRRYSTRPGDADIRLVRELGLFDYLSRRLAICGTPEECLKQALAAKEAGAKRLMLTVSLASDPVRTVELFGEHVLPKLRN, encoded by the coding sequence ATGGACGTCGGCTTCTTCTTTTGGCCCTACAATCCCAGCCTGGTCGAAAACCTTGCCGATCGCGCCGACCGATATGGCTACGATATGATTGGTATCGCCGATACGCCGGGCAACGCCATGGACCCCTGGGTTTCCGTAACGCTCGCGGCGGGCCTGGTGAAAAAGGCGCGGGTCGCGCTTTGCGTGACAAATCTGGTGACACGCGACGCCGCTGTCAGCGCCGCTGCGATCGCCTCGATCGATCGGATCATCGAAGGCCGAGCTGTTCTCGGCATCGGTGCGGGTCATAGTGGAACGAGGAACCTCGGCCGCGGCAAATCCACAGCAAAGGAGCTGAGTGACGGGGTCACCTTCATCAAGACGTTGCTGCAGGGGAAACCCGCGACGCTCAATGAAGCCACGGCGCATTTGCCATGGGTAAAGAAGCCGTCGAAGGTCTTTCTCGCGGCTTCTCATCCGCTCGGTCTGGCGGCGGCCGGCCGGACTTCGGATGGCGTTTTTGTCAATTTCGGCCTGGGCAAGGATAACATCGCGCAATCCGAGGCCATTGTCGCCAAGGGAATTTTAGAGGCCAGCCGGCCCGCGGATGATGTCGAGATCTGGCAGATAGGGGCTCTGGACTGCGCCACCGACGGAGACGTTGCGCGTGACAAGGTCGGGGCCATGCTGGCGTTTCTGGCGGGATATGTCATTGGCGACAAGAACCTTGAATCGCGCGGGGTGCCCAAACCTCTTCACGAGCCGCTTCTCGAATTGCGTCGACGCTACAGCACTCGGCCGGGCGATGCGGACATCAGATTGGTGCGCGAGCTCGGCCTGTTCGACTATCTTTCCAGACGTCTGGCGATCTGCGGCACTCCGGAAGAGTGCCTGAAGCAGGCGCTGGCCGCCAAGGAGGCAGGTGCCAAGCGGTTGATGCTCACGGTCAGCCTTGCGTCAGATCCGGTGCGGACGGTTGAGCTCTTTGGCGAGCATGTGCTTCCGAAATTACGGAACTGA